Proteins co-encoded in one Azospirillum brasilense genomic window:
- a CDS encoding lysophospholipid acyltransferase family protein, with product MIFLRSLAFNVAFYVWTAVVCVGLLWMLLLPRRGMIRVVMWYFSTVSWLERTLAGIRYEVRGREHVPQSGSFLLAAKHQSAWETMKLHFLVNDPAIILKRELLWIPIWGWYAAKAKMIAVDRGAKGRAVASMVRNARPVRDEGRPIVIFPQGTRVAVGAYRPYRIGVGVLYDNLGIPIVPMALNAGLYWARNSFIKRPGTIIVEFLPAIPPGLGRAKAMKELEERLEAATDRLVVAAGGPATVRPKTTDAVAAPVTETAS from the coding sequence ATGATCTTCCTGCGCTCGCTTGCCTTCAACGTCGCCTTCTATGTGTGGACGGCGGTCGTCTGCGTCGGCCTTCTGTGGATGCTGCTGCTGCCGCGGCGGGGCATGATCCGCGTCGTCATGTGGTATTTCAGCACCGTCTCGTGGCTGGAGCGCACGCTCGCCGGCATCCGCTACGAGGTGCGCGGGCGCGAGCATGTTCCCCAGAGCGGGTCCTTCCTGCTGGCCGCCAAGCACCAGTCGGCCTGGGAGACGATGAAGCTGCACTTCCTCGTCAACGACCCGGCGATCATCCTGAAGCGGGAGCTTCTGTGGATTCCCATCTGGGGCTGGTACGCCGCCAAGGCCAAGATGATCGCCGTGGACCGCGGGGCCAAGGGCCGCGCCGTCGCCTCGATGGTCCGCAACGCCCGCCCGGTGCGGGACGAGGGGCGGCCCATCGTGATCTTCCCGCAGGGCACGCGGGTCGCCGTCGGCGCCTACCGCCCCTACCGGATCGGCGTCGGCGTGCTCTACGACAACCTCGGCATCCCCATCGTGCCGATGGCGCTGAACGCCGGCCTCTACTGGGCGCGCAATAGCTTCATCAAGCGGCCCGGCACCATCATCGTGGAGTTCCTGCCCGCCATCCCGCCGGGCCTCGGCCGCGCCAAGGCCATGAAGGAGCTGGAGGAGCGGCTGGAGGCGGCCACCGACCGGCTGGTCGTCGCCGCGGGCGGCCCGGCCACCGTGCGGCCCAAGACGACGGACGCGGTCGCCGCCCCGGTCACGGAAACCGCCTCCTGA
- the ftsE gene encoding cell division ATP-binding protein FtsE, with amino-acid sequence MIRFENVGLRYGTGPEVLRDISFTLPPGSFHFMTGASGAGKSSLLKLMYLALRPSRGLVTLFGKDMARVKRADLPALRRQIGVVFQDFALLDHLSALDNVALPLRMGGARESDVVEHCTEILRWVGLGNHLNSLPSTLSGGQQQRVAIARAVINRPRLLLADEPTGNVDDGIGMRLLYLFEELHKLGTTVVIASHNEALIRRFEHPRLMLENGRLHVLPAHASRWA; translated from the coding sequence GTGATCCGTTTCGAGAATGTGGGACTGCGTTATGGCACCGGACCGGAGGTGCTGCGCGACATCAGCTTCACCCTGCCGCCCGGCTCGTTCCACTTCATGACGGGGGCGAGCGGGGCCGGCAAGTCGTCGCTGCTCAAACTGATGTATCTGGCGCTCCGCCCATCGCGCGGGCTGGTCACCCTGTTCGGCAAGGACATGGCGCGGGTCAAGCGCGCCGACCTGCCGGCGCTGCGCCGCCAGATCGGCGTGGTGTTCCAGGACTTCGCCCTGCTCGACCATCTCTCGGCGCTCGACAATGTCGCCCTGCCGCTGCGCATGGGCGGCGCGCGCGAGTCCGACGTGGTGGAGCACTGCACGGAGATCCTGCGCTGGGTGGGGCTGGGCAACCATCTGAACTCCCTGCCCTCCACCCTGTCGGGCGGGCAGCAGCAGCGCGTCGCCATCGCCCGCGCGGTCATCAACCGCCCGCGCCTGCTGCTGGCCGACGAGCCGACCGGCAACGTCGACGACGGCATCGGCATGCGCCTGCTCTACCTGTTCGAGGAGCTTCACAAACTGGGCACCACCGTGGTCATCGCCTCGCACAACGAGGCGCTGATCCGCCGTTTCGAGCACCCGCGCCTGATGCTGGAGAACGGGCGCCTGCACGTCCTGCCGGCGCACGCCTCGCGCTGGGCGTGA
- a CDS encoding TetR/AcrR family transcriptional regulator, which yields MSTLVAPTPEAGSKPAQILEAAGKLFLDHGYGAVSMDAIAKTANVSKATLYAHFGSKDELFRVMVARECKGQAMAAVCEEARALDMADGLRLIARHFVTLILSPQALAGYRVVVGEAHRFPELASAFYEAGPARTMEHISAFMTDLDRRGLLRIPDPQLAAEQFVGLVKSHTHLRFMLCLSERPTEEQLTRIVDGAVSLIIRGYAP from the coding sequence ATGAGCACGCTGGTCGCCCCCACCCCGGAGGCAGGATCGAAGCCCGCGCAGATCCTGGAGGCCGCCGGAAAGCTGTTCCTGGACCATGGCTACGGCGCCGTCAGCATGGACGCCATCGCCAAGACGGCCAACGTGTCAAAGGCGACCCTCTACGCCCATTTCGGCAGCAAGGACGAGCTGTTCCGCGTCATGGTCGCCCGCGAATGCAAGGGGCAGGCGATGGCCGCCGTCTGCGAGGAGGCCCGCGCGCTCGACATGGCCGACGGTCTGCGCCTGATCGCCCGCCATTTCGTCACGCTGATCCTGTCGCCGCAGGCGCTGGCCGGCTACCGCGTGGTCGTCGGCGAGGCCCACCGCTTCCCCGAGCTGGCGAGCGCCTTCTACGAGGCGGGCCCGGCCCGCACCATGGAGCACATCAGCGCCTTCATGACCGACCTCGACCGCCGCGGCCTGCTGCGCATCCCCGACCCGCAGCTCGCGGCGGAGCAGTTCGTCGGCCTCGTCAAGTCGCACACGCATCTGCGCTTCATGCTGTGCCTGTCCGAACGCCCGACCGAGGAGCAGCTGACCCGGATCGTCGACGGCGCCGTGTCCCTGATCATCCGGGGCTACGCGCCGTAA
- a CDS encoding cell division protein FtsX codes for MALPPLTRRNSDLPLAKDPTSRFLMWLTALMVYLAALALAGALLVSDMTRRWDSGLAGGLTVQIMPLPDSAHAPPLEERTEAALTVLRATPGIATANVLSSGDVGRLLEPWLGKEAADPLLPMPRLIDVMTSGPVDTAALSARLTSAAPGATLDDHAVWLADLRRFAGAMHLAALGIVALIGGAGVMAVVFAVRSGLAIHRHVVELLHLMGATDRYVARQFESHVIGLTLRGGMTGLLLAAGTLAGIGHAAAGLHASLLPDLATSPWWAVAALAAVPLAACLLAALTARWTVLRTLESMP; via the coding sequence ATGGCCCTGCCGCCGCTGACCCGCCGCAACTCCGACTTGCCGCTGGCCAAGGACCCGACCTCGCGCTTCCTGATGTGGCTGACCGCGCTGATGGTCTATCTGGCGGCGCTGGCGCTGGCCGGGGCGCTGCTCGTCTCCGACATGACCCGGCGCTGGGACAGCGGCTTGGCCGGCGGGTTGACGGTGCAGATCATGCCCTTGCCCGACAGCGCCCACGCTCCCCCGCTGGAGGAGCGGACGGAGGCCGCGCTGACCGTCCTGCGCGCCACCCCCGGCATCGCGACCGCCAACGTCCTGTCCAGTGGCGACGTCGGCCGGCTTCTGGAGCCGTGGCTGGGCAAGGAGGCCGCCGATCCGCTGCTGCCGATGCCGCGGCTGATCGATGTGATGACCAGCGGGCCGGTGGACACGGCGGCGCTGTCGGCGCGCCTGACCTCCGCCGCCCCCGGCGCCACGCTGGACGACCACGCGGTGTGGCTGGCCGACCTGCGCCGCTTCGCCGGGGCGATGCATCTGGCGGCGCTGGGCATCGTGGCGCTGATCGGCGGGGCGGGCGTGATGGCGGTGGTCTTCGCCGTGCGCTCCGGCCTCGCCATCCACCGCCATGTGGTGGAGCTGCTGCACCTGATGGGCGCCACCGACCGCTATGTGGCGCGGCAGTTCGAATCGCACGTCATCGGCCTGACCCTGCGCGGCGGCATGACCGGGCTGCTGCTGGCCGCCGGCACGCTGGCCGGGATCGGCCACGCCGCTGCCGGGCTTCACGCCAGCCTGCTGCCCGACCTCGCCACCTCGCCCTGGTGGGCCGTCGCCGCGCTGGCCGCCGTGCCGCTGGCCGCCTGCCTGCTGGCCGCGCTGACCGCGCGCTGGACGGTGCTGCGCACGCTGGAGTCGATGCCGTGA
- a CDS encoding zinc-ribbon domain-containing protein, with translation MIITCPACDTRYTLADSAVGPQGRKVRCAQCGHMWWQSPQDEAAFPPDAVTEFHPVPPPSSKTSSSKTKTPAKTPAEPGARRRALIGWGSFLAVLLAIGAAGYFGRATVVRLWPPAALFYETVGLPVEPPGTGLQLQNVRSEQKAEDGKAALLVEGQIVNVSETLRTVPVLRVTALGADRQPLRNWTVEPVPPQILPGEIATFRDVQADAAGVLEVMITFDGGR, from the coding sequence ATGATCATCACCTGCCCGGCCTGCGACACACGGTACACCCTTGCCGATTCGGCGGTCGGTCCGCAGGGCCGGAAGGTGCGTTGCGCCCAATGCGGCCACATGTGGTGGCAGTCGCCGCAGGATGAAGCCGCCTTTCCTCCCGACGCGGTGACCGAGTTCCACCCGGTCCCGCCACCATCCTCCAAGACATCGTCCTCCAAGACGAAGACTCCGGCCAAAACCCCGGCGGAACCGGGCGCGCGGCGCCGCGCCCTGATCGGCTGGGGGAGCTTCCTGGCGGTTCTGCTGGCCATCGGCGCCGCCGGCTACTTCGGCCGCGCCACCGTGGTGCGGCTGTGGCCTCCGGCCGCGCTGTTCTACGAGACGGTCGGCCTGCCGGTGGAACCGCCGGGCACCGGCCTCCAGCTTCAGAACGTCCGCTCGGAGCAGAAGGCCGAGGACGGCAAGGCGGCCCTGCTGGTGGAGGGGCAGATCGTCAACGTCTCCGAGACGCTGCGCACGGTGCCGGTTCTGCGGGTCACCGCTCTGGGCGCCGACCGACAGCCGTTGCGGAACTGGACCGTCGAGCCGGTGCCGCCGCAGATCCTTCCCGGTGAGATCGCCACCTTCCGCGATGTCCAGGCGGACGCCGCCGGGGTGCTGGAGGTCATGATCACCTTCGACGGCGGCCGCTGA
- a CDS encoding YdcF family protein — protein MALPSRRSRVLRAFRRLLLLAMLGGLVWVGGLFWFAASIPRTPPPPGSAEATRNTDAIVVLTGGSGRLSTGLELLADGRAHRLFVSGVYEGLEVQELLKRSRQFPGEMECCITLGYSADSTIGNAYETADWLRAQGYGSMRLVTANYHMMRSLLEFRMVIPEVEVVPHPVASPNVHLNDWWLWPGTANLLMTEYNKYIVTRLRYTLEKLIES, from the coding sequence ATGGCGCTTCCCTCGCGGCGCTCGCGGGTCCTGCGGGCTTTCCGACGGCTGCTGCTGCTGGCGATGCTGGGCGGGCTGGTGTGGGTCGGCGGGCTGTTCTGGTTCGCCGCGTCGATCCCCCGCACCCCGCCGCCGCCCGGCAGCGCCGAGGCGACCCGCAACACCGACGCCATCGTCGTGCTGACCGGCGGCAGCGGCCGGCTGAGCACCGGGCTGGAACTGCTGGCCGACGGGCGGGCGCACCGGCTGTTCGTGTCCGGCGTCTACGAGGGGCTGGAGGTGCAGGAGCTTCTGAAGCGCTCCCGCCAGTTCCCCGGCGAGATGGAATGCTGCATCACGCTCGGCTATTCGGCGGACAGCACGATCGGCAACGCCTACGAGACGGCCGACTGGCTGCGCGCCCAGGGCTACGGCTCGATGCGGCTGGTCACCGCCAATTACCACATGATGCGCAGCCTGCTGGAGTTCCGCATGGTGATCCCGGAGGTCGAGGTGGTGCCCCACCCCGTCGCCTCCCCCAACGTGCATCTCAACGACTGGTGGCTGTGGCCCGGCACGGCGAATCTGCTGATGACCGAATACAACAAGTACATTGTGACGCGGCTTCGCTACACGCTTGAGAAGCTGATCGAATCCTGA